The Clostridium sp. AWRP genome has a window encoding:
- a CDS encoding MFS transporter gives MYTEKKPTKVRFLILLMLFVAVAITYLDRANLSVAGTAIQKQLKINSTQLGILFSAFTWSYVIVQIPVGMILDKIGARFLYGGAMVLWGFFTFIMAFSSQGLFAGIGASFMVLIVCRILIGIAEGPAFPSNTKIAALWFPSNERARAISIYSSAQYIGLAVFTPILAMMVAKISWESVFYLSGGIAIVFGIIWLTVYRDPKDSKSINQEELDYLKNNGAYNPNEIGEKKEDKISLNEILYVIKQRRVWGIFITQFAVASTLYFFMTWFIVYLQKGLKLPIQKAGFMAILPYMMAMVGVLFGGFLSDYLLKKTSLTVARKVPIVAGLLFTSILCLANFFEKTPIVAVIILSIAFFANAASNLGWVALSDVLPKSMIGRVGGVLNLCGNLSGIVSPIIFGVLHQKTGNFHLAMEYTSAVAVVGALAFLFIVDKVEPVDLSKKFHSSENMKVVK, from the coding sequence ATGTATACGGAAAAAAAACCTACAAAAGTACGTTTTTTGATATTACTAATGCTTTTTGTGGCTGTTGCAATCACATATCTTGATAGGGCTAATTTATCAGTTGCGGGAACTGCAATTCAAAAGCAGCTGAAAATAAATTCTACACAGTTGGGAATCTTATTTTCGGCATTTACATGGTCTTATGTTATAGTTCAAATACCAGTTGGAATGATATTAGATAAAATTGGAGCAAGATTCTTATATGGTGGAGCTATGGTATTATGGGGATTTTTTACATTTATTATGGCATTTAGTTCGCAGGGATTGTTTGCAGGGATTGGTGCTTCATTTATGGTACTTATAGTTTGCAGAATATTGATTGGAATAGCTGAAGGACCTGCTTTCCCGAGTAATACAAAAATAGCAGCACTTTGGTTTCCAAGTAATGAAAGGGCTAGAGCAATAAGCATTTATTCATCTGCACAATATATAGGATTAGCAGTATTTACTCCTATATTGGCTATGATGGTTGCTAAAATAAGCTGGGAATCAGTATTTTATCTTTCTGGTGGAATTGCAATCGTTTTTGGTATCATATGGTTGACTGTATACAGAGACCCTAAAGACAGTAAAAGTATAAACCAAGAGGAATTAGATTATCTAAAAAATAATGGTGCTTACAATCCTAATGAAATTGGAGAAAAAAAGGAAGATAAGATTTCATTAAATGAGATTTTATATGTAATAAAGCAAAGAAGAGTGTGGGGAATCTTTATTACACAATTTGCGGTAGCATCTACTTTATATTTTTTTATGACATGGTTTATTGTTTACCTTCAAAAAGGATTAAAATTACCAATACAAAAAGCGGGATTTATGGCAATATTACCTTACATGATGGCCATGGTAGGAGTCTTATTTGGAGGGTTTTTAAGTGATTATTTATTGAAAAAAACATCATTGACTGTGGCTCGTAAAGTACCAATAGTTGCAGGTTTACTTTTTACATCCATTTTATGTTTAGCGAATTTCTTTGAAAAGACACCTATTGTAGCTGTAATTATTTTATCAATTGCATTTTTCGCAAATGCGGCTTCTAACTTAGGTTGGGTAGCTCTAAGTGATGTTTTACCTAAAAGTATGATAGGTAGAGTCGGAGGTGTACTTAATCTTTGTGGAAATTTGTCTGGTATAGTTAGTCCAATAATTTTTGGAGTCTTACATCAAAAAACTGGTAATTTTCATTTAGCCATGGAGTATACTTCTGCAGTTGCTGTTGTTGGAGCTTTGGCGTTTCTGTTTATAGTAGATAAAGTGGAACCTGTTGATTTAAGTAAAAAGTTTCATTCAAGCGAAAATATGAAAGTTGTTAAGTAA
- the gudD gene encoding glucarate dehydratase, whose product MNDNKNMIKNTPVVTEMQVIPVAGHDSMLFNLSGAHGPFFTRNIVILKDNAGNAGVGEVPGGEAIRKTIEDSKSLVVGQSIGKYKSIIRNVKETFSSRDSGGRGLQTFDLRTTIHAATAIEAALLDLMGKFLNVPACELLGEGQQRKSVKILGYLFFVGDRKKTNLPYVSEPDSKDDWSRLRIEEAMTPEAVVRLGEAAQERYGFKDFKLKGGVLSGEKEIEAVTALAKRFPDARITLDPNGSWSLDEAIKLCKNIKGVLAYAEDPCGAENGFSGREVMAEFRRAVDLPTATNMIATDWRQMVHSLQLHSVDIPLADPHFWTMEGSVRVAQTCRDFGLTWGSHSNNHFDISLAMYAQTAAAAPGNVTAIDTHWIWQDGQYLTKDPFKIVGGMIDIPDKPGLGVEIDMEQVKKANELYTKMSLGARDDSVAMQFLIPGWKFNNKRPCLVR is encoded by the coding sequence ATGAATGACAATAAAAATATGATAAAGAATACACCTGTTGTTACTGAAATGCAAGTTATTCCTGTAGCAGGACATGATAGTATGTTATTTAATTTGAGTGGAGCACACGGACCTTTTTTTACACGTAATATTGTGATTTTAAAGGATAATGCAGGAAATGCTGGTGTTGGAGAAGTGCCAGGAGGCGAAGCTATACGTAAGACAATAGAGGATTCAAAATCGTTAGTTGTGGGACAAAGTATTGGAAAATACAAATCAATAATTAGAAATGTAAAAGAAACTTTTTCATCTAGGGATTCTGGTGGACGTGGACTTCAGACATTTGATTTGCGTACTACTATACATGCAGCTACTGCAATAGAAGCAGCATTACTTGATTTAATGGGAAAATTTCTTAATGTACCGGCCTGCGAATTATTAGGTGAAGGTCAGCAGAGAAAATCAGTTAAGATTTTGGGTTATTTATTCTTTGTAGGTGACAGGAAAAAAACAAATTTACCTTATGTAAGTGAACCTGATTCAAAGGATGATTGGTCACGATTACGTATTGAAGAAGCAATGACTCCAGAAGCTGTTGTAAGACTTGGAGAAGCTGCACAGGAACGTTATGGATTCAAAGATTTTAAATTGAAAGGCGGAGTTTTAAGTGGAGAAAAGGAAATAGAAGCTGTAACAGCTTTGGCTAAACGTTTCCCAGACGCTCGTATAACTCTTGATCCCAATGGATCATGGTCATTAGATGAAGCTATAAAGTTGTGCAAAAACATAAAAGGTGTTTTGGCTTATGCCGAAGATCCTTGTGGAGCTGAAAATGGTTTTTCAGGACGTGAGGTCATGGCTGAATTTAGGAGAGCTGTTGATTTGCCAACTGCTACTAATATGATTGCAACAGACTGGAGACAGATGGTTCACTCTCTTCAGCTGCATTCAGTAGATATTCCGTTAGCTGATCCACATTTTTGGACAATGGAAGGTTCAGTGCGAGTAGCACAAACTTGTAGAGATTTTGGACTTACCTGGGGTTCACATTCAAATAATCATTTTGATATTTCACTTGCAATGTATGCTCAAACAGCAGCTGCAGCTCCAGGAAATGTAACTGCAATTGATACACACTGGATATGGCAGGATGGTCAGTATTTGACTAAAGATCCATTTAAGATTGTAGGTGGTATGATAGATATCCCAGACAAACCAGGCTTGGGTGTAGAGATAGATATGGAACAAGTCAAGAAAGCTAATGAATTATATACAAAAATGTCATTAGGGGCACGTGATGATTCAGTTGCTATGCAATTTTTAATTCCAGGTTGGAAGTTCAATAATAAACGTCCTTGTTTAGTAAGATAA
- a CDS encoding lactate racemase domain-containing protein — translation MEIKKGGIVSKLLENVYIPRMFKVKQIFPRPIIESKNIPELVKKELTQKKFSDKIKPRMNIAITAGSRGVANVAIITKSIVDFVASKGANPFVVPAMGSHGGATAEGQLELLAGYGLTEEYLGCPIKSSMEVKMIGHTEDGREVVIDKNAAEADGIIISCRIKPHNAFRGKYESGIMKMMAVGLGKQVGAEHVHEQGMQNIAKNIPIIGNAIIKHAPILFAIPCIENAFDETCKIIAVNSDEIAEEEPKLLQEAFANMPKIIVGRCDVLVVDEIGKNYSGTGVDPNITGTFSTKYASGGVKVQRTAMLDISKESHGNGLGVGLSNVITKRLFDKLDLEKMYPNCITSTVLESARIPCVVANDEEAIQLCIRTCVEINKKEPKIVRIPNSLHIGHIMLSEVYYDEMKNYPDLEVESEPEYMQFNEEGNL, via the coding sequence ATGGAAATAAAAAAAGGTGGAATAGTATCTAAATTATTGGAAAATGTATATATCCCAAGGATGTTTAAGGTAAAGCAAATTTTTCCACGACCTATTATTGAATCAAAAAACATACCTGAACTAGTAAAAAAAGAACTAACACAAAAGAAATTTTCTGATAAGATTAAACCGAGAATGAATATTGCTATTACAGCTGGCAGCAGAGGTGTTGCTAATGTAGCTATTATAACAAAATCCATAGTAGATTTTGTAGCATCTAAAGGAGCAAATCCATTTGTTGTTCCTGCAATGGGGAGTCATGGTGGGGCAACTGCTGAAGGACAACTCGAATTATTAGCAGGTTATGGCCTTACAGAAGAGTATTTAGGATGTCCAATTAAATCTTCTATGGAAGTCAAAATGATAGGACATACAGAAGACGGCAGAGAAGTGGTAATAGATAAAAATGCTGCAGAAGCTGATGGCATTATAATTTCATGTCGTATTAAACCTCATAATGCCTTTAGAGGTAAATACGAAAGTGGAATTATGAAAATGATGGCAGTTGGTTTAGGTAAGCAGGTTGGAGCAGAGCATGTTCATGAACAAGGAATGCAAAATATTGCAAAGAATATACCTATTATAGGAAATGCAATTATTAAACATGCACCAATTCTCTTTGCCATACCGTGTATAGAAAATGCTTTTGATGAGACATGTAAGATAATAGCAGTTAACAGCGATGAAATTGCAGAAGAAGAGCCGAAGTTATTACAAGAGGCTTTTGCTAATATGCCTAAGATTATAGTTGGAAGATGTGATGTACTTGTTGTTGATGAAATAGGAAAAAATTATAGTGGAACAGGTGTGGATCCTAATATTACAGGAACATTTTCTACAAAATATGCATCAGGTGGTGTAAAAGTACAGAGAACGGCAATGCTTGATATAAGTAAAGAATCTCATGGAAATGGTTTAGGTGTAGGACTTTCAAATGTTATAACAAAAAGACTGTTTGATAAATTGGATTTAGAAAAAATGTATCCTAATTGTATTACAAGTACAGTACTGGAATCTGCAAGGATACCTTGTGTTGTGGCAAATGACGAAGAAGCTATACAGCTTTGTATTAGAACATGTGTGGAAATTAATAAAAAGGAGCCAAAGATAGTAAGAATACCTAACAGTTTGCATATTGGTCATATTATGTTATCAGAGGTCTACTATGATGAAATGAAAAACTACCCTGATCTAGAAGTGGAAAGTGAACCAGAATATATGCAATTTAATGAAGAAGGAAACCTGTAA
- a CDS encoding gluconate:H+ symporter translates to MSLVIVGIGVILLLVLMIPCKLNGFISLILVSLVVGVLEGMPLGNVTKSMYKGIGGQLNSLILILAFGAMLGKLMSDCGAGQRIATTLINKFGMKRVQWAMLVTSIIVGITMFFEAAFILLIPIIYSIVKETKLPLIYVGFPAVVALSVTHSFLPPHPGPTLVASAFKASVGETLLLGLILAIPGAIIAGILFSKTNIVKNAKTHIPEGLTTSKLFTDEEMPSFGKSLFTAIIPVILIAISEFSGMFLPKGSSLLKYIKFFGDAPIALMITVIIAMFTFGFGCNRSLDDITKSMSESVKAIAMIILIIGAGGAFKQVLVDSGVGNTIVSITKGLNFSPIVLAWFIAAILRTALGSATVAVTAAAGLVMPLAASSGVNSSLMVLAVTTGSIFASHVNDPGFWMYKEYFGLSVADAIKTRTSYTCILSVIGLIGVLILNIFVH, encoded by the coding sequence ATGTCATTAGTTATAGTTGGTATTGGAGTAATATTGCTTTTGGTATTGATGATACCTTGTAAACTTAATGGATTTATTTCTTTAATATTGGTTTCGTTGGTAGTAGGTGTTCTTGAAGGAATGCCACTAGGAAATGTTACTAAATCTATGTATAAAGGTATTGGAGGCCAGTTAAATAGTTTAATACTTATACTTGCATTTGGAGCAATGCTTGGTAAACTTATGTCAGATTGTGGAGCTGGACAGCGTATTGCCACTACCTTGATTAATAAGTTTGGAATGAAAAGAGTTCAATGGGCTATGCTGGTAACATCAATTATTGTAGGAATCACAATGTTTTTTGAAGCAGCATTCATTCTATTAATACCAATTATTTATAGTATAGTTAAGGAAACAAAGTTACCTTTAATCTATGTTGGATTTCCAGCTGTTGTTGCATTGTCAGTAACACACAGTTTTTTACCACCTCATCCTGGTCCAACTCTTGTGGCTTCTGCATTTAAAGCTAGTGTAGGAGAAACACTTCTTTTAGGACTAATTCTTGCAATTCCAGGGGCTATAATAGCAGGAATTTTATTTTCAAAAACAAATATTGTAAAAAATGCTAAGACGCATATACCAGAAGGTTTAACTACAAGTAAGTTGTTTACAGATGAAGAAATGCCTAGTTTTGGAAAGAGCTTATTTACAGCAATTATACCTGTAATTTTAATAGCTATTTCCGAATTTAGTGGAATGTTTCTTCCTAAAGGATCTTCACTTTTAAAATACATTAAGTTCTTTGGAGATGCACCTATAGCATTGATGATTACAGTAATTATTGCAATGTTTACTTTTGGATTTGGATGCAATAGAAGCTTAGACGATATAACAAAGAGTATGAGTGAGTCTGTAAAAGCTATTGCAATGATTATTCTTATAATTGGTGCAGGAGGAGCGTTTAAACAGGTATTAGTTGATTCTGGAGTAGGAAATACAATTGTTTCTATAACAAAAGGATTGAATTTTTCACCAATAGTATTGGCGTGGTTTATTGCAGCAATTTTGAGGACAGCACTTGGATCAGCTACTGTAGCAGTAACGGCTGCAGCAGGATTAGTAATGCCGCTGGCAGCTTCATCAGGAGTTAATAGTAGTTTAATGGTACTTGCAGTTACTACAGGAAGTATATTTGCATCTCATGTAAACGATCCTGGATTTTGGATGTATAAAGAATACTTTGGACTATCAGTAGCAGATGCAATAAAAACTAGGACAAGTTATACGTGTATTCTTTCTGTTATTGGTTTAATTGGTGTTTTGATCCTAAATATTTTTGTACATTAG
- a CDS encoding enolase C-terminal domain-like protein gives MISKGTPIVTDMKVIPVAGYDSMSLTLSGAHAPFFTRNIVIIKDNSGNTGLGEIHGGEHIRKALENYKPFVIGKHIGDYKGIIYELKNKTWGADQNNGEGIQELDLKNLCFVVHAETAVESALLDLLGQYMDLPVASLLGDGKQRDAVRMLGYLFYVEDKNKTNLSYIDESNSKDPWFKIRRKRMVTVEDIIEEAHAVKERYGVKDFKLKGGVFEGEKEIETIKALAKEFPDANVNIDPNGAWSLEEAIRLCKDAGTALSYAEDPCGPEKGFSGREIMTEFKRATGLRVATNMIATDWRQFGHCLLLDSLDIILADPHFWTMNGAVRAAQICNEWGYTWGSHSNNHFDISLAVFTQVAAAAPGEITSMDTHWIWQDGQYLTKTPYKISNGLIELPKKPGLGLEVDIDKVMKANELYTKMSCGDRDDSISMQYLINNWEFDSKKPCMVR, from the coding sequence ATGATTAGTAAAGGTACACCTATTGTAACAGATATGAAGGTTATTCCAGTAGCAGGATATGATAGTATGTCATTAACATTAAGTGGAGCTCATGCACCATTTTTTACAAGGAATATAGTTATTATAAAAGATAATTCAGGTAATACAGGGCTTGGTGAAATACATGGAGGAGAGCATATTAGGAAGGCTTTGGAAAATTATAAGCCATTTGTTATAGGCAAACATATAGGTGATTATAAGGGTATAATATATGAATTAAAAAATAAGACTTGGGGTGCGGATCAAAATAATGGGGAAGGTATTCAAGAACTTGATTTAAAAAACTTGTGTTTTGTGGTTCATGCTGAAACTGCTGTTGAATCTGCATTACTGGATTTGTTAGGACAATATATGGATCTTCCAGTAGCATCTTTACTTGGAGATGGTAAACAAAGAGATGCTGTGAGAATGCTTGGTTATTTATTTTACGTAGAAGATAAGAATAAAACGAATTTATCATATATTGATGAAAGTAATAGCAAGGACCCATGGTTTAAAATAAGAAGAAAGAGAATGGTAACTGTAGAAGATATTATCGAAGAGGCTCATGCAGTAAAAGAACGTTATGGAGTAAAAGATTTTAAATTAAAGGGAGGAGTATTTGAAGGAGAAAAGGAGATAGAAACTATAAAAGCTTTAGCTAAAGAATTTCCAGATGCTAACGTCAATATAGATCCTAATGGGGCATGGTCTTTAGAAGAAGCTATAAGGTTATGTAAGGATGCTGGTACAGCTTTATCTTATGCTGAAGATCCTTGTGGTCCAGAAAAAGGTTTTTCAGGAAGAGAGATTATGACTGAGTTTAAGAGAGCTACAGGACTAAGAGTAGCAACAAATATGATAGCAACAGATTGGCGCCAGTTTGGTCACTGCCTTTTATTAGATTCACTCGACATAATTTTAGCAGATCCTCATTTTTGGACAATGAATGGTGCAGTACGTGCAGCACAAATATGTAATGAATGGGGATATACTTGGGGTTCACATTCAAATAATCACTTTGATATATCATTAGCAGTATTCACTCAAGTTGCTGCCGCAGCCCCAGGAGAAATTACATCAATGGATACTCATTGGATTTGGCAAGATGGACAATACTTAACTAAAACTCCATATAAAATATCTAATGGGTTGATAGAACTTCCTAAAAAGCCAGGGCTTGGTTTGGAGGTTGACATAGACAAGGTTATGAAAGCTAATGAATTATACACTAAAATGAGTTGTGGAGATAGAGATGATTCTATATCCATGCAGTATTTAATAAACAATTGGGAATTTGATAGTAAAAAACCGTGTATGGTAAGGTAA
- a CDS encoding iron-containing alcohol dehydrogenase family protein, whose product MCKENGIGLISKYIQTSGGLEAVGREVKQFGKRAFIIGGQTALGVSFDKIEQSLKSEEIDYKVHIFSGYCTIAQINRIGEEANEFNANVIIGIGGGKVLDIAKAAADIFSKKIVTVPTTAAQCAGYSSFSVIYSDDGVVLDNMLLKHKVDCVIIDTNIIAKKCPSRMLAAGIGNGMAMYPEIQFRMSSCLKLNKSSSMSLAMQMVKFTWNKYIEMSRKAVNDVNNNCNSQEVEDTVCANIVLTGMASSLANSGNQLAIAHYFYNCITKYFKEQQAKFFYGELVSLGVLLQMKINGCSNAEIEQYKSFLRSINLPITLRDIQLDATEKNLRIIGEYIASKIKCGEEDKKLIWNSMQSMW is encoded by the coding sequence ATGTGTAAGGAGAATGGAATTGGACTTATCAGTAAATACATTCAAACTTCTGGTGGACTTGAAGCTGTTGGAAGAGAAGTTAAACAATTTGGAAAAAGAGCTTTTATTATTGGAGGACAAACTGCACTTGGAGTTTCCTTTGATAAAATAGAACAAAGCCTGAAAAGCGAAGAAATCGATTATAAGGTACATATATTTAGTGGCTATTGCACAATAGCACAGATAAACCGTATTGGAGAAGAGGCAAACGAATTTAATGCTAATGTTATTATAGGTATTGGAGGAGGAAAGGTTTTAGATATAGCTAAAGCTGCAGCCGATATTTTTAGTAAAAAAATTGTTACAGTACCAACTACTGCGGCACAATGTGCAGGTTATTCTAGTTTTAGTGTAATATACTCTGATGATGGAGTGGTACTAGATAATATGCTTCTCAAACATAAAGTAGATTGTGTAATTATAGATACAAATATTATTGCTAAAAAATGTCCTTCTCGTATGCTGGCGGCTGGGATAGGAAACGGAATGGCAATGTATCCAGAAATTCAGTTTAGAATGTCATCTTGTCTCAAGTTAAATAAATCAAGTTCAATGTCTTTAGCTATGCAGATGGTGAAATTTACCTGGAACAAATATATAGAAATGAGCAGAAAGGCTGTAAATGATGTAAACAATAATTGCAATTCACAGGAAGTAGAGGACACAGTTTGTGCTAATATTGTATTAACTGGTATGGCATCGTCCTTGGCTAATAGCGGAAATCAGTTGGCAATTGCACATTATTTTTATAATTGCATAACCAAGTATTTTAAAGAACAACAAGCTAAGTTTTTTTATGGAGAATTAGTTTCTTTGGGAGTATTACTTCAAATGAAAATTAATGGATGTTCAAATGCTGAGATTGAGCAATATAAAAGCTTTTTACGATCCATTAATTTGCCGATTACATTAAGAGATATACAATTAGATGCTACGGAGAAAAATTTGAGGATTATTGGTGAATATATTGCTAGTAAAATAAAATGTGGTGAAGAGGATAAAAAGTTAATTTGGAATAGTATGCAATCTATGTGGTAA
- a CDS encoding DASS family sodium-coupled anion symporter — MVNSLNVKAVKSDSPVKLKPLLISILIGVLICFIPKPNMVPRNGWYLLAVFIAIIVACALGAVSLGLASFIGIFILTSTHIITVKTAFSSYAEGVIWLIVCADCLSIGITKTGLGKRIAYNLIKKIGKRTIGAGYSLVICEIILSMLIPSSASRSCGIVFPIAKSLSRAYGSKVGDGTEKKAGEFLMLTALHSNLISSSLFMTSSVVNLLAITMARDLGVKENITFGMWFLMALLPSLIAFIVIPIIIYFLCPPEIKKMDNVKELMDKKLEELGPISKSEKLMIFVFTIVVFLWIIGNKINLDVTTVGVLGLIILISTGIVSWKEFTGKKEIWNLLIWLGAFMMMAGQLNKLGVIKWISSIVRDHIYTKSWMLTLIIVCIIMYYLHYLFASNTVHFTALFSAFLTILLSAGAPTIVSIFLLVNISALSSGLTHYGLAQGGVYFSEGYVEQKKWWFVGFCVSIVHLLILIGIGMLWWKFIGIY, encoded by the coding sequence ATGGTAAATAGTTTAAATGTAAAGGCAGTTAAATCTGATTCTCCAGTTAAATTAAAACCTTTACTAATATCAATTTTAATTGGAGTACTAATTTGTTTTATACCTAAACCCAATATGGTACCTAGAAATGGATGGTACCTCTTGGCAGTGTTTATTGCTATTATAGTTGCCTGTGCTTTAGGTGCTGTATCACTTGGACTAGCATCCTTTATAGGCATATTTATTTTAACTTCCACACACATTATTACAGTAAAAACAGCATTTTCGTCCTATGCAGAAGGAGTTATTTGGCTAATTGTATGTGCTGATTGCCTTTCTATAGGAATAACTAAAACAGGCCTTGGCAAAAGGATTGCCTATAATCTCATTAAGAAGATAGGTAAGAGAACTATAGGCGCAGGATATTCTTTGGTTATATGTGAAATTATATTGTCTATGTTGATTCCAAGTTCTGCTTCTAGGTCTTGTGGAATAGTATTTCCTATTGCAAAATCTTTATCAAGAGCTTATGGATCAAAAGTTGGAGATGGAACTGAGAAAAAAGCAGGAGAATTTTTAATGCTTACGGCACTACATAGTAATCTTATTTCATCTTCTCTATTTATGACATCTTCGGTTGTAAATTTACTAGCAATTACTATGGCTAGAGATTTGGGAGTAAAAGAGAATATAACTTTTGGTATGTGGTTTTTAATGGCATTACTTCCATCATTGATAGCTTTTATAGTTATACCTATAATCATTTATTTTTTATGTCCTCCAGAAATAAAAAAGATGGACAATGTTAAAGAATTGATGGATAAAAAATTAGAAGAATTAGGACCTATAAGTAAATCAGAGAAACTAATGATTTTTGTATTTACAATAGTAGTTTTCCTTTGGATCATTGGTAATAAGATAAATTTAGATGTTACAACTGTAGGTGTCTTAGGACTCATAATATTAATTTCCACAGGAATTGTGTCTTGGAAAGAATTTACTGGCAAAAAAGAAATATGGAATTTACTCATATGGCTAGGAGCATTTATGATGATGGCAGGTCAATTAAACAAATTGGGAGTTATTAAATGGATAAGTAGTATAGTAAGAGACCACATATATACAAAATCATGGATGCTTACACTAATTATAGTATGTATTATAATGTATTATTTGCATTACTTGTTTGCAAGTAATACGGTACATTTTACTGCCCTATTTTCAGCCTTTTTAACTATATTGTTAAGTGCTGGAGCTCCAACAATAGTATCTATATTTTTACTAGTTAACATATCAGCTTTAAGTTCGGGACTTACTCATTATGGATTAGCACAAGGAGGAGTTTATTTTTCGGAAGGATATGTTGAGCAAAAGAAGTGGTGGTTTGTTGGCTTTTGTGTTTCAATAGTACATCTTTTAATCCTTATTGGAATTGGGATGTTGTGGTGGAAATTTATTGGAATATATTAA
- the speE gene encoding polyamine aminopropyltransferase, translating to MKINQLPKYFKEVDGELWFEEFEVEKKNLKITYKVKKVLSYLKSPYQEIALIDTAAFGPCLALDGIMQSTSADGFIYNEMITHIPVLTHKKPEKVLVIGGGDCGAVRELSKYEELKAIDMVELDEIVTKECIKFLPKISGGENFDKRVNFKFGDGVQYVKNTDIKYDVIVVDSPDPEGPAKDLFGEEFYKNVKKTLNSDGVMVCQSESPMLHRDIIESTRKILKDNFKIVKTYVAFVPTYPGGLWSFTMASDVYDPCNIDVDRLPLNTRYLTKQIVKSCFDLPNFISDLK from the coding sequence ATGAAAATAAATCAATTACCCAAGTATTTCAAAGAAGTTGACGGTGAACTGTGGTTTGAGGAGTTTGAAGTTGAGAAAAAAAATTTAAAAATCACTTATAAAGTTAAGAAGGTACTTTCTTATTTGAAATCCCCCTATCAAGAGATAGCTTTGATTGACACTGCGGCATTTGGCCCATGTCTTGCACTAGATGGAATAATGCAGTCCACTTCTGCAGACGGGTTTATATACAATGAAATGATAACCCATATTCCAGTGCTTACACATAAAAAACCAGAAAAGGTTTTGGTAATTGGTGGAGGAGATTGTGGGGCAGTGCGTGAACTTTCAAAGTATGAAGAGCTTAAAGCAATTGATATGGTTGAGCTGGATGAAATAGTAACAAAGGAATGTATAAAGTTTCTTCCAAAGATAAGTGGAGGAGAAAATTTTGATAAAAGGGTGAATTTCAAATTTGGAGATGGAGTTCAATATGTAAAAAACACAGATATTAAATATGATGTAATAGTAGTTGATTCACCAGATCCAGAGGGACCTGCCAAAGATTTATTTGGAGAAGAATTTTATAAAAATGTGAAAAAAACATTGAATTCTGACGGAGTAATGGTATGTCAAAGTGAATCTCCAATGCTGCATCGTGATATAATTGAAAGTACGAGAAAAATATTAAAGGATAACTTTAAAATTGTAAAAACATATGTAGCTTTTGTTCCTACTTATCCTGGAGGATTGTGGAGCTTTACAATGGCATCAGATGTCTATGATCCTTGCAATATAGATGTAGATAGATTGCCTTTAAATACCCGTTATTTAACAAAACAAATTGTAAAGTCCTGCTTTGACCTTCCAAATTTCATAAGTGATTTAAAATAA